One genomic region from Balaenoptera acutorostrata chromosome 1, mBalAcu1.1, whole genome shotgun sequence encodes:
- the LOC103019722 gene encoding renin receptor-like produces MAVLVVLLSFLVAGVLGDEFSILRSPGSVVFRDGNWPIPGERIPDVAALSMGFSVKEDLSWPGLAVGNLFHRPRATVMVTVKGVDKLALPPGSVISYPLENAVPFSLDSVANSIHSLFSEETPVVLQLAPSEERVYMVGKANSVFEDLSVTLRQLRNRLFQENSVLSLLPLNSLSRNNEVDLLFLSELQVLHDIASLLSRHKHLAKDHSPDLYSLELAGLDEIGKRYGEDSEQFRDASKILVDALQKFADDMYSLYSGNAVVELVTVRSFDTSLARKTRTILEAKQARDPSSTYNLAYKYNFEYPVVFNMILWIMITLALAVIITSYNIWNMDPGYDSIIYRMTNQKIRMD; encoded by the coding sequence ATGGCTGTGCTCGTCGTGCTCTTGTCCTTCTTGGTGGCGGGTGTCTTAGGGGACGAGTTTAGTATATTAAGATCACCAGGGTCTGTTGTTTTCCGGGATGGAAATTGGCCCATACCAGGAGAGCGAATCCCAGACGTGGCTGCATTGTCCATGGGCTTCTCTGTGAAAGAAGACCTTTCTTGGCCGGGACTTGCAGTGGGTAACCTATTCCACCGTCCTCGGGCTACCGTTATGGTGACGGTGAAGGGAGTGGACAAGCTTGCTCTACCCCCAGGCAGTGTCATTTCGTACCCTTTGGAAAATGCAGTTCCTTTTAGTCTTGACAGCGTTGCAAATTCCATTCACTCCTTATTTTCTGAAGAAACTCCTGTAGTTTTACAGTTGGCTCCCAGTGAGGAAAGAGTGTACATGGTGGGGAAGGCAAACTCGGTTTTTGAAGATCTCTCAGTAACGCTAAGACAGCTCCGCAATCGACTGTTTCAAGAAAACTCTGTTCTCAGTTTACTTCCCCTCAATTCTCTGAGTAGGAACAATGAAGTtgatctgctttttctttctgaactGCAAGTGCTACATGATATTGCAAGTCTGTTGTCTCGACATAAGCATCTCGCCAAGGATCATTCTCCTGATTTATACTCACTGGAGCTGGCAGGTTTGGATGAAATTGGGAAACGTTACGGGGAAGACTCTGAACAATTTAGAGATGCTTCTAAGATCCTTGTTGATGCTCTACAaaagtttgcagatgacatgtacAGTCTCTACAGTGGGAATGCAGTGGTAGAGTTAGTGACTGTCAGATCATTCGACACATCCCTTGCGAGGAAGACTAGGACTATCCTTGAGGCAAAACAAGCGAGGGACCCATCAAGTACCTATAACCTCGCATATAAGTATAATTTTGAATATCCAGTGGTTTTCAACATGATACTTTGGATAATGATCACCTTGGCCTTGGCTGTGATTATCACCTCTTACAATATTTGGAACATGGATCCTGGATATGATAGCATCATTTATAGGATGACAAACCAGAAGATTCGAATGGATTGA